CTGCGCGGCGCCGAATCCCTGACCGACACCAAGAGCAGGTAGTAGACAATGGTCACCATCTGCCACACGGTCTTGTGTTTCCCGAGCTTTTCCGCCGGCAAGACCAGACCCCGCGAAGCCGCTACCAGCCGCAGGCCGGTGATGAGGAATTCCCGGCTGACGATTGCGATGACGGCCCAGGCCGGGATCAGGCCCAGCGCCACCAGGCAAATGAACGCGGCCACGGTCATGATCTTGTCTACCAGCGGATCCATCAGCCGCCCGAAATCCGTGATCAGGTGAAATTTCCGGGCGATCACACCGTCCGCATAATCGGTGGCGCTGCCGGCCAGAAAAATGAGGAGCGCAAAAATTTTGCCGCCGGTGAAGTCCAGGCTGAGAGCCGCGACAAACGGTAGAATAAGCACCAGGCGGAGCAAGGTCAGACGGTTCGGGAGATTCATGTGACCTGCGCGGCAGCGTAGACCGGATGTTTCCAGATCGGTACGAGCGCTTTTAATTTTTCGACGATTTCGGTACTGGCACGGAAAGCCGCCGCTCTGCGCTCAGCGCAAACCCGCAGGAACAGGGACGGTTCGCCCGCAGGGACAAACCCGATGCGGTGATGCAAAATCACCCGGCTAAGCCCGTGCTGCTCACCGGCTGCCTGGGCAATCTCGGCCAGCAACCGTTCGGCCATTGGTTCGAAGGCTTCGTATTCGATCCCTTCGATCCGACGATCACCCTCGAGCTCGCGCACAATCCCGTAAAAATCCACCATCGCGCCTTCGGTGCGGCGGTAATCAGCTCCGCCGGACGCCAACGGTTCCCGGGTGAGCTTCGCCTCCCAAAAGAATAGCATTTTTACTTATATGCCCGTCTCGGCGGCTTGCGCCACTACAACCCGCCAGGCGTCACGCGCCGCAAATAAACACTTGTGCAACCAACACAGCGTATGCAGCTTCGTCAGGGGCAGGTGACGTGACATCAGGGAGGTCACCGACTCCATACCGGCCTGTTCAATGTTTCACCCTTGCAGCACATGAACCAATCAGACATCGGCTTAGTCGGTCTCGCCGTCATGGGCGAGAACCTGGTGCTTAACATGGAAAGTAAAGGTTTCCCGGTCTCGGTGTTCAACCGCACCACCGGCGTAACCGAAAAGTTTGCGGCCGGCCGCGCCAAGGGCAAGCGGATCAGCGCCACCCGCTCGATCGAAGAGTTCGTGCAGAGCCTGGCCAGCCCGCGGAAGATCATGATCATGGTTAAAGCCGGCTCGGCGGTCGATGCGGTGATCGACCAGTTGTTACCGCACCTGGACAAGGGTGACGTCATTATCGATGGCGGCAACTCGCTTTATACCGACACGCAGCGCCGGGACAAAAAGTTGACCGAGCTCGGGTTTCACTTTCTCGGCATGGGCGTTTCCGGCGGAGAGGAAGGCGCACTGAAAGGGCCTTCGCTGATGCCCGGCGGGGCGCATCAGGCCTGGGAAATCGTCGCACCGATCTTCCAGAAAATCGCCGCGCAGGTCGATGGCGAACCCTGTTGTCGCTACATGGGCCCGGACGGCGCCGGTCACTACGTGAAGATGGTTCACAACGGGATCGAATACGGCGACATGCAACTCATCTGCGAAGCTTACGCCATCCTCAAGGACATCCTCGGGATGCAGACCGATGAATTACACGAAGTCTTTGCCGGGTGGAACCGGGGCGACCTGGACAGCTTCCTGATCGAAATTACCACGAACATTTTCACCAAAAAGGATCCCGACACCGGCAAGCCGCTCGTCGACGTGATTCTCGATAAAGCCGGCCAGAAAGGAACCGGCAGATGGACGCTGATCTCCGCGATCGACCAGGGTATCGTCGTCTCGACGATCAACGCGGCCGTCGAAGCCCGCGTATTGTCCTCGATGAAAGAGCAGCGGGTGCGTGCATCGAAGCAACTGACGGGCCCCGCCCGGAAGCCGTTCGAGGGCGATCGCCAGGAGTTCATCGACGCCGTCCGCGATGCCCTTTATGCTTCCAAAATCATTTCTTACGCCCAGGGTTTCACCCTGCTGGCGGCGGCCAGCAAGCAGTTTAACTGGAACCTGCACTACGGCGATATTGCGACGATCTGGCGAGGCGGGTGCATCATCCGGGCCAAGTTTTTGAACCGGATCAAAGAAGCGTTCGATCGCAATCCGCAGCTTGAGAACCTGATGCTGGATCCGTTCTTCAGCGACGTCCTGAAACAGACTCAGGACCATTGGCGGCAGGCGGTGACGGCCGCCGTACGGCACGGGGTCGCCGTCCCGGCGTTCAGCGCCTCGCTGGGCTACTATGATTCTTACCGCCAGGAACGGTTACCGGCAAACCTGCTCCAGGCGCAACGGGATTATTTCGGGGCGCACACGTACGAACGGGTGGACCGGTCCGGCAGCTTCCACACCGAATGGCTGCAATAGAAACCAGAGGGTAACCTGCCCAACGCAACCCGGCTGCCCGAGCCCGGGGCGAGAGGACGCGACCGCCACCGACCGAATGCCTATGAACTTGATCGACGGTAAGGTCATCGCCGCGAGGATCAACCAGGAGACGCGTGAACGCGTGCTGCAACTGAACCGGCATGGGGTCACGCCCGGCCTGGCGGTGGTGCTCGTCGGCGATCACCCGGCGTCGATGGTTTACGTCCGCAACAAGGACCGGACCTCGAAGGAGCTCGGACTTTACTCGCGCAAAGTCGAGCTGCCCGGCGCCACCTCGCAGGCGGACCTGTTGCGGCTGATCGACGAGCTCAACCGCGACCCGCAGGTGCACGGCATCCTGGTTCAATCCCCTCTGCCTCCCCAGATCGATGAACCCACCGCCGTTCGCAACATCGACCCGCTGAAAGACGTTGACGGGT
This Verrucomicrobiota bacterium DNA region includes the following protein-coding sequences:
- the pgsA gene encoding CDP-diacylglycerol--glycerol-3-phosphate 3-phosphatidyltransferase, producing MNLPNRLTLLRLVLILPFVAALSLDFTGGKIFALLIFLAGSATDYADGVIARKFHLITDFGRLMDPLVDKIMTVAAFICLVALGLIPAWAVIAIVSREFLITGLRLVAASRGLVLPAEKLGKHKTVWQMVTIVYYLLLVSVRDSAPRSLTGSTLAGLEKLGTLFLAVTVALTLWSGLSYLARHWDLLREN
- a CDS encoding molybdenum cofactor biosynthesis protein MoaE, which produces MLFFWEAKLTREPLASGGADYRRTEGAMVDFYGIVRELEGDRRIEGIEYEAFEPMAERLLAEIAQAAGEQHGLSRVILHHRIGFVPAGEPSLFLRVCAERRAAAFRASTEIVEKLKALVPIWKHPVYAAAQVT
- the gnd gene encoding decarboxylating NADP(+)-dependent phosphogluconate dehydrogenase is translated as MNQSDIGLVGLAVMGENLVLNMESKGFPVSVFNRTTGVTEKFAAGRAKGKRISATRSIEEFVQSLASPRKIMIMVKAGSAVDAVIDQLLPHLDKGDVIIDGGNSLYTDTQRRDKKLTELGFHFLGMGVSGGEEGALKGPSLMPGGAHQAWEIVAPIFQKIAAQVDGEPCCRYMGPDGAGHYVKMVHNGIEYGDMQLICEAYAILKDILGMQTDELHEVFAGWNRGDLDSFLIEITTNIFTKKDPDTGKPLVDVILDKAGQKGTGRWTLISAIDQGIVVSTINAAVEARVLSSMKEQRVRASKQLTGPARKPFEGDRQEFIDAVRDALYASKIISYAQGFTLLAAASKQFNWNLHYGDIATIWRGGCIIRAKFLNRIKEAFDRNPQLENLMLDPFFSDVLKQTQDHWRQAVTAAVRHGVAVPAFSASLGYYDSYRQERLPANLLQAQRDYFGAHTYERVDRSGSFHTEWLQ